The window GACAGTAAGAACTTCAAAGAGTACCGGAATGAAGTACCGATAACCGAAACGACTTCCTGGTGGCAAAGTTTGAGTTTCGGGGCTAACTACAAAGCGGCTTATTGTTTATCGGTTTGTCCGGCGGGCGATGATGTGATCGGGCCGTTTCTGAAAGACCGTAAAGGGTTCATGAATGATATATTAAAGCCGTTGCAGGCCAAAGAGGAGACGATCTATGTAACCCCGGGCTCCGATGCGGAAGCGTATGTCATGAAACGTTTTCCCCATAAAACGGTAAAACGCGTCGGGAATGGACTCAGGCCGAACACGATCCGCCTTTTGATCACCCTGATGCCTCATGCATTCCAGCCGAAGCAGGCGTCGGGTTTAAACTGCACCTATCATTTTACTTTCACCGGAGATGAAACGAAACAAACAACAATCGACATCCGTGACAATAAGCTCCAGATTAGGGACGGTTTTCACGGCAAGCCGGATATTCAGATTACGGTGGATAGCAAAACGTGGCTTAAGATCGTGGCGAAGGAAAAAAATGTGGCTGCGGCATTGTTGACAAGAAAACTTCGGATCAAAGGGAACCCCAAATTGTTGATGAAATTTGAGAAATGCTTTGCTTAATAAGAGTGTGTATACACTATTATGCATAGTGGGATTGAATCCGATGCATTATTGGAGAAAGAAGGCAATCATTGGTGGTTCGATGAGAAGCATGAAAAAACATTCAAAACCGAAGGCGGCGAACGATATGCCTATCTCACAAACCATTGATCAATTAGCGATCGATATGATTTAAGTTGAAGGTTGTCGATCGACGCTTTGAACCACGCCGGGCACATTCGTTCGAGCGGAATCAATCATTTATAGAGAAAGGATTGATTTTTATGAAAATGGATTCCAACACAATTCTTATAACGGGTGGAACATCCGGGATTGGATTCGAGCTTGCTACTCAGCTCGTTCAGCTTGGGAACACCGTAATTATTACCGGGCGGGATCAGTCCAAGCTGGATCTAGCAAAAAAGAAACTTCCATACGTTTACACATTTCAGTGTGATGTAAGTGATCCAAAGGCCATTTCCGACCTTTTTGAAAAAGTAACCAGTCAATTTCCAGAACTGAATTTTCTGATCAATAACGCTGGGGTTATGCGTAAATTGAACTTTCATACCAAAGAGGTTGATTTAGAGGATATCAGTAGCGAGATTGAAATTAACCTCAGCGGTTCGATCCGGATGGTGAACCAATTCTTATCGCATTTAAAGGCGAAGAAATCCTCTGCGATTATGAATGTCTCATCCGCACTTGCATTTGTTCCTTATCCGGTATTGCCGGTATATTGTGCGACGAAAGCCGGTATTCATTCTTTTACACAATCACTGCGAATGCAGCTAAAAAATACGAATATTAAAGTGTTTGAATTAGCGCCTCCAACTATTCAGACCCCTTTAATTAAAGCTCTTGATGGTTACGAGATCAAAGGCGTAAAGCCAATGGATGCCGGTAAGATGGTTAGGTACGCAATCAAGGGTTTGGAAAAGGATCGCTTTGAGATCCTGCCGGGCCAGAGCAGTGCGCTGAAGTTTATGAGTCGTGTTGCACCTCAGTTTATTTTAAATCAGATGAGTAAAACCGTTGATAAAATGCTGGCTCAAACCAAGAGTTAACTATACGGAACTGTATTCACGCATCGGTCCATTCGGGCCTAGATGCCAGAAGTCGATTAAGCTAACGGAGAACGTTAGTTGAATAAAACTGCGACAGTCTAGGACTTTATTTTCCTGTCCATAACTGTCGCTGTTTCTATTTCAGGGTCAGTCTAATACTTATTTTACGGGACCTTACGTTCTAAATATTAAAATGGCCGCCTAGGATCGGCAAGGTCAGTCTAATACTTTGTTTTCCTTCTACACCGACGCAAGAACCGCGGCTGCGGTATGCAGAAAACAGTAAGTAAAAAGTAGTGCTTTTGGAGAAAGTATGGTATAGTAAATTCAATAACTGTAATATTTTACATGACAGTTTAAGTGGCAAGGCTTATGAAATCAGAATTTATTCATAATGGAGGTAATGCTAAAATGAATAATCAAAAAATCCAACCTGCCTCCAAGCTAGGACCTTTATTCGAGTCCTCCAAGCTTGGAACTTTGAACCTAAAGAACCGGGTCGTCATGGCTCCAATGACGAGAGCTTTCTCTCCAGGAGGAGTGCCGGGTCCTGATGTGGCCGCTTATTACCGTCGCCGTGCTGATAACGGTGTTGGGCTTATTATTACGGAGGGTACTCTGATCAATGATCCGGCTGCCACCAATAATCCGAATATTCCGAATTTCCATGGGGAGGAAGCGCTAAAGGGTTGGGCTCGCGTCGTCGCGGAAGTACATGAAGCCGGCGGGCTGATTATGCCGCAGCTATGGCATATCGGCACGGACCGTAAGGTAGGAGCCGTTCCGAACCCGGAGGAGCTGCCGATCGGACCTTCAGGCTTGGATCTCGCGACCGGGGAAAAAGTCAATGAGCCGATGAGTCAGGAAAGGATCGATTCCGTTGTTGCCGCTTACGCACAAGCGGCGGCGGATGCCAAACGGATCGGCTTTGACGGGATTGAGCTTCATGGCGCCCACGGCTATTTGATCGATCAGTTTTTCTGGGAGAGAACGAACCAGCGCACCGACAGCTATGGCGGAGACCTTGTGAAAAGAACCCGTTTTGCGGCTGAAATTATTGCGGCTTGCCGTCGCGCGGTAGGACCCGATTTCCCTATCCTACTACGGATATCGCAATGGAAATCAAGTGATTACGAGGCGAAATTGGCAGCCAATCCGGATGAACTGGCCAAATTCCTTGCGCCGCTTGTAGAAGCGGGTGTTGATGTATTTCACTGCTCGACCCGCCGCTTCTGGGAACCGGAGTTCGCCGGTTCCCACCTGAATTTCGCAGGCTGGGTTAAAAAATTAACCGGCAAACCTACAATCACTGTGGGCTCCGTAGGTCTGGATAATGAGTTTCTATCTTCGTTTAGAGGGGAAAACGCAGGTACGGCGAACGTGGATACCTTGACCGACAAGCTTAACAATAGAGAGTTCGATCTGGTTGCAGTCGGCCGTGCGCTGCTGGTTGATCCGGCATGGGCGGCTAAGGTCCGCGATGGCCGGCTTGACGAGCTGAAGCCTTTCACCCCTGAAGCGCTGCGTTCGCTATCTTGATTCTGCTGTAATTCTAACCTTTTGTTTATATGATTGGGCACTCCGAGTTAGTGGGAGAGCCTGTTTTTTTGTTTGACGACTTAACATGTGTTATAGCCATTCCTGCAATTGGCGATAGCGGGCGGAATTGATCGGTGGCCTTTTCAGAACTAACGGGCAGGATAATACGGTAAGTTAGTGAATTTATTATTATGGAATCTTGCTGGAATTTCTCTAAAGAGTGGTGAGTAAAGTCATGGATCTAAACAATTTCTTATGTAAAATCTTTATTGATACTGATGTACAATACGAGTATTTTAGAACGCAAGCTGCGCTATTCTCAGTTCGCCATCTATTATAATTGAAAGAGCATGACTTTTGGCATAGAGCATGAAATTTATCATGCTTTAGCGATCAAATGTTGTGCTCTTTTTGATGTAAAGACATGACTTTCCACAGGTTTGCATGCGCGCTATTCTTGTTAAAATCTAAGTAATGAAAACAAAAGAAGGATAGGCGTGAAAATACTTGGCTTAACGGTTCGATTCGTCCTTGTGGTTGTTGTTATTACATTAGTGGTTGGAACTTTGTATGAAGTAATTTGTTTTCTGAACTATTAAGAGACTAGGGTGTACGCTATCCAAATATGTACCGCGGAGGTGTAAGGGAACATGAAGGTAACAAACCGCAAATTAATGGCGCTGTCCATAATTCTACTTGTCTTTCTTGGTTACTCCTTTTTCAGTTCAAATCACAAAAAAGACATCGTGAAAGCTCAAGATGCGATGACAACAACGAATGAAATTTCGAACACGCCAGACGAAACGGCTATTTTTGCAGGTGGCTGCTTCTGGTTGATGGAAGAGGTATTTGAGAAGCTTGATGGTGTGTTAGGCGTTGAAAGCGGCTATACGGGAGGCCATAAAGAAAATCCTACTTATGAAGAAGTGGGGTCTCAAACTACGGGACATCTCGAATCGGTGGAAGTTCGATATAACCCGAATCAGATTTCGTATGATAAACTACTGCAAATTTTCTGGCGAAACGTTGATCCAACGGACGCAGAGGGACAATTTGCTAATCGCGGCAGCGAATATCAAACCGCCATA is drawn from Paenibacillus sp. V4I7 and contains these coding sequences:
- a CDS encoding NADH:flavin oxidoreductase, which produces MNNQKIQPASKLGPLFESSKLGTLNLKNRVVMAPMTRAFSPGGVPGPDVAAYYRRRADNGVGLIITEGTLINDPAATNNPNIPNFHGEEALKGWARVVAEVHEAGGLIMPQLWHIGTDRKVGAVPNPEELPIGPSGLDLATGEKVNEPMSQERIDSVVAAYAQAAADAKRIGFDGIELHGAHGYLIDQFFWERTNQRTDSYGGDLVKRTRFAAEIIAACRRAVGPDFPILLRISQWKSSDYEAKLAANPDELAKFLAPLVEAGVDVFHCSTRRFWEPEFAGSHLNFAGWVKKLTGKPTITVGSVGLDNEFLSSFRGENAGTANVDTLTDKLNNREFDLVAVGRALLVDPAWAAKVRDGRLDELKPFTPEALRSLS
- a CDS encoding SDR family oxidoreductase, producing MKMDSNTILITGGTSGIGFELATQLVQLGNTVIITGRDQSKLDLAKKKLPYVYTFQCDVSDPKAISDLFEKVTSQFPELNFLINNAGVMRKLNFHTKEVDLEDISSEIEINLSGSIRMVNQFLSHLKAKKSSAIMNVSSALAFVPYPVLPVYCATKAGIHSFTQSLRMQLKNTNIKVFELAPPTIQTPLIKALDGYEIKGVKPMDAGKMVRYAIKGLEKDRFEILPGQSSALKFMSRVAPQFILNQMSKTVDKMLAQTKS